The Fimbriimonadia bacterium genome has a window encoding:
- a CDS encoding HNH endonuclease, whose amino-acid sequence MHLLAFWKYENYCRDMDEFGGGYNFNSRQRVLHDGVSVGENLWLATLTRDRPERLIIVARLIVRDKTINAPGSPYGPYCVWGDKQESRYYLDDGKRDEHGVLSTLSYVGSSARGYDHRRTAQALQTIRKLTAKAHEDLCTVAGTLVADPRARPHPDEEAYEAYATGLSALPPSLPHPAIQQPRARLRAGRALAHRLHEYYRGRCQLCGFDPITTYGIGVCEVHHVVPLSLGGTHEERNAILLCPNHHRLVHRADAHFDYARLGFSFSHLGRYEPLVLNEHVPKADAV is encoded by the coding sequence ATGCATCTACTCGCATTCTGGAAATACGAGAATTACTGCCGAGACATGGACGAGTTTGGAGGGGGATACAACTTCAACTCGCGCCAGCGAGTGCTACACGATGGGGTCAGCGTTGGAGAGAACCTGTGGCTGGCAACGCTGACACGTGACAGGCCGGAAAGACTGATCATTGTTGCCAGGTTGATAGTGCGAGACAAGACCATCAACGCTCCAGGATCGCCTTACGGGCCTTACTGCGTGTGGGGCGACAAGCAAGAGAGTAGATACTACCTGGACGATGGCAAGCGCGATGAACACGGCGTGCTTTCTACCCTGTCATACGTCGGATCGTCTGCACGCGGCTACGATCATCGTCGCACTGCGCAGGCCCTCCAGACGATTCGAAAGCTTACAGCAAAGGCACACGAAGACCTCTGCACGGTTGCGGGGACATTAGTTGCCGACCCCAGGGCCCGACCTCACCCCGACGAGGAGGCTTACGAGGCATATGCTACCGGACTGAGCGCTCTACCGCCATCGCTGCCCCATCCGGCAATACAGCAACCTCGCGCAAGGTTGCGGGCGGGACGCGCGTTAGCACACCGGCTCCATGAATACTATCGCGGCAGGTGCCAGCTGTGTGGCTTTGATCCGATTACCACTTACGGGATCGGTGTGTGCGAAGTGCATCACGTTGTGCCGTTGTCGCTGGGCGGAACACATGAAGAGCGTAACGCCATTTTGTTGTGCCCCAATCATCATCGCCTAGTCCATCGTGCGGATGCCCACTTCGACTATGCTAGGCTCGGCTTCAGCTTCTCCCATCTTGGGCGGTACGAGCCGCTCGTTCTCAATGAGCACGTTCCAAAGGCAGATGCAGTCTAA
- a CDS encoding protein prkA — protein sequence MSTHDFLKRIEQQRGQEMEMGWKGTFADYLAIVEKNPRVADLAHARIYNMLRAAGYDEEEGRPTRYHFFADDLFGLDHSLQLIVEEYFAPAARRLDVRKRILMLVGPVGGGKSTLVTLIKRGLERYSKTEGGAAYAIDGCPMQEEPLHLVPEDLRDDFRNRFGVMIEGDLCPVCRYRLEHEWGSNIHSVPVRRIAFSERERCGIGTFKPSDPKSQDVAELTGSVNIASLTQYGVESDPRAYNFDGELNKANRGVMEFIEMLKADKRFLYELNTVAGEQMIKVGRFALIYTDVAVIAHTNEFEYNSYFNNKENEAMIDRIWVVRVPYNLKLSEETRIYEKLIKQSQFTEGTEDLTQVHIAPNALKMASMFAILTRLKPSKKSGLSLMTKLKLYDGEKQVGDWDQRHVRELHEEYTDEGMVGVSPRFIINRISSALVRGKKCVNAIDVLRSLRDGLHEYTNNEEERKKLLGFIDEARKEYDETVKKEVQRAFVYSYEQAARTLLDNYLDNVDAFCNRNKMTDPITGEEVDPDERLMRAIEEQIGVTENAKREFREGILRSVASLARRGEGFEIRSDERLKEAIEKKLFSDMKDMVKITTSTKTPDEEQLRKINEVVERMVSEQGYCVHCANETLRYVGTLLNR from the coding sequence ATGAGCACGCATGACTTTTTGAAGCGAATCGAACAGCAACGCGGGCAAGAGATGGAGATGGGGTGGAAAGGCACCTTTGCAGACTACCTCGCCATTGTCGAGAAGAACCCGCGGGTCGCCGACCTTGCCCACGCACGCATCTACAACATGCTGCGGGCGGCGGGCTACGACGAGGAAGAGGGACGGCCGACGCGCTACCACTTCTTCGCCGACGACCTGTTCGGCTTGGACCACAGCCTCCAGCTCATCGTCGAGGAGTATTTTGCTCCTGCTGCCAGGCGGCTGGACGTGCGCAAGCGCATTCTGATGCTGGTCGGGCCGGTGGGTGGGGGCAAGTCCACGCTGGTTACCCTCATCAAGCGCGGGCTGGAGCGCTACTCCAAGACCGAGGGCGGGGCCGCTTATGCCATTGACGGCTGCCCGATGCAGGAAGAGCCGCTGCACCTGGTCCCCGAGGACCTGCGGGACGACTTCCGCAATCGCTTCGGTGTGATGATCGAGGGCGACCTGTGCCCCGTTTGCCGCTATCGGCTCGAGCACGAGTGGGGCAGCAACATCCATAGCGTGCCCGTGAGGCGGATTGCCTTCTCGGAGCGGGAGCGCTGCGGCATCGGCACCTTCAAGCCTAGCGACCCGAAAAGCCAGGACGTGGCGGAGCTGACCGGGAGCGTGAACATCGCGTCGCTCACCCAGTACGGGGTGGAATCCGACCCTCGCGCCTACAACTTCGACGGCGAGTTGAACAAGGCGAACCGAGGCGTGATGGAGTTCATCGAGATGCTCAAGGCGGACAAGCGGTTCCTCTACGAGCTGAACACCGTCGCCGGGGAGCAGATGATCAAGGTCGGGCGGTTCGCCCTGATCTATACCGACGTTGCAGTAATTGCCCACACCAACGAGTTCGAGTACAACTCGTACTTCAACAACAAAGAGAACGAGGCGATGATCGACCGCATCTGGGTGGTGCGGGTGCCATATAACCTGAAGCTGAGCGAAGAGACGCGCATTTACGAGAAGCTGATCAAACAGTCTCAGTTCACGGAAGGCACCGAAGACCTCACCCAGGTGCACATCGCGCCGAACGCGCTGAAGATGGCAAGCATGTTCGCCATTCTGACCCGCCTGAAGCCCAGCAAGAAGAGCGGCCTCAGCCTGATGACCAAGCTGAAGCTGTACGACGGCGAGAAGCAGGTCGGCGATTGGGATCAGCGCCACGTACGCGAGTTGCACGAAGAGTACACCGACGAGGGCATGGTGGGCGTCTCGCCGCGGTTCATCATCAACCGCATCTCGTCGGCGCTGGTGCGGGGCAAGAAGTGCGTGAACGCGATTGACGTGCTCCGCTCGCTGCGCGACGGGCTGCACGAGTACACGAACAACGAGGAAGAGCGCAAGAAGCTGCTCGGCTTCATTGACGAGGCGCGCAAAGAGTACGACGAGACCGTGAAGAAGGAAGTGCAGCGAGCGTTCGTCTACTCCTACGAGCAGGCGGCGCGAACGCTGCTCGACAACTATTTGGACAACGTGGATGCGTTCTGCAACCGCAACAAGATGACGGACCCCATCACCGGAGAGGAAGTGGACCCGGACGAGAGGCTGATGCGCGCGATCGAAGAGCAGATCGGCGTCACGGAAAACGCGAAGCGCGAGTTCCGCGAGGGCATCTTGCGCTCGGTCGCGTCACTGGCCCGACGAGGCGAGGGCTTCGAGATTCGGAGCGACGAGCGGTTGAAGGAAGCCATCGAGAAGAAGCTGTTCTCGGATATGAAGGACATGGTAAAGATCACCACGTCTACTAAGACGCCGGACGAGGAGCAGCTTCGCAAGATCAACGAGGTGGTGGAGCGGATGGTCTCGGAGCAGGGCTATTGCGTGCACTGCGCCAACGAGACGCTCCGCTATGTGGGAACTCTGCTGAATCGCTAG
- a CDS encoding DUF444 family protein, whose amino-acid sequence MNGKGYALSDDPWDLHRRADRDRMRHNEKLKEVIKQNLGEIISQQDIITADDGKIVKVPVRGLELPRLRFDPHSGEEVGHGEGGTQPGDIIGRAPADKTGQGKEAGQEPGVDFYEAEFTIEELAEMVFEDLHLPDLKDKGAQNILGEEADFNTVARKGLQANLDRKRTLIEAWKRNALEGKPGWEIRPEDRRYRSWEMVPQPQRNAVIFAMRDVSGSMGEFEAYICRSFYYWMVRFLRKFYTGLEIVFITCHTEAKEVSEADFFAAGDSGGTKLSAAYKLTLDLIEKRYDSREWNIYPFLFSDGYNWGDQECVELVRKLLDHSNLIGYGEIASDVWSQQPGLAPLGQAFMDAFEGDERMVVVKVCKKEDVWPALQEFFSKSADAARI is encoded by the coding sequence ATGAACGGCAAAGGTTACGCCCTGAGCGATGACCCTTGGGACCTGCACCGACGTGCCGACCGCGATCGCATGAGGCACAACGAGAAGCTGAAAGAGGTCATCAAACAGAACCTGGGCGAGATCATCAGCCAGCAGGACATCATCACCGCGGACGACGGCAAGATCGTGAAGGTGCCGGTCCGCGGCCTGGAGCTTCCGCGCCTGCGGTTCGACCCCCACAGCGGCGAGGAGGTTGGACACGGCGAAGGCGGAACGCAGCCGGGCGACATCATCGGGCGTGCACCTGCCGACAAGACCGGGCAGGGCAAGGAGGCGGGTCAGGAACCCGGCGTGGACTTCTACGAGGCCGAGTTCACCATCGAGGAACTCGCCGAGATGGTGTTCGAGGACCTTCACCTGCCCGACCTGAAAGACAAGGGCGCGCAGAACATTCTCGGAGAAGAGGCCGACTTCAACACGGTTGCCCGGAAGGGGCTGCAGGCGAACCTCGACCGCAAGCGGACCCTGATTGAGGCATGGAAACGAAACGCCCTGGAGGGAAAGCCGGGCTGGGAGATCCGCCCCGAGGACCGCCGCTACCGAAGCTGGGAGATGGTTCCGCAGCCTCAGCGCAACGCAGTGATCTTCGCGATGCGCGACGTCTCCGGCTCGATGGGCGAATTCGAGGCGTACATTTGTCGCAGCTTCTACTACTGGATGGTTCGCTTCCTACGCAAGTTCTACACCGGCCTGGAGATCGTGTTCATCACTTGCCACACGGAGGCGAAGGAGGTCAGCGAAGCCGACTTTTTCGCCGCGGGGGATTCGGGCGGCACGAAGTTGTCGGCTGCCTACAAGTTGACGCTGGACCTGATCGAGAAGCGATACGATAGCCGCGAGTGGAACATCTATCCCTTCCTGTTCTCCGACGGCTACAACTGGGGAGACCAGGAGTGCGTAGAGTTGGTTCGCAAGCTGCTCGACCACAGCAACCTCATCGGGTATGGCGAGATCGCGAGCGACGTGTGGAGCCAGCAACCCGGTCTCGCACCTCTCGGTCAAGCGTTCATGGACGCATTCGAGGGCGATGAGCGTATGGTGGTCGTGAAGGTGTGCAAGAAGGAAGACGTTTGGCCCGCACTCCAGGAGTTCTTTTCGAAGAGCGCGGACGCGGCACGAATCTAG